The window tttttttctgtgcagattgacttttttttgcagttttttttttttgcagattgactttttttcagttttttttctttttttttgcagattgactttttttgttgTTGTGCAGATTGGCTTTTTTTAGtgtgcagattgactgtttttttCAGTGTTTTTTTTAAAGCTCAATCTTCACATAGATTGAAGTTAAATCTAcgagttctatgggttctctacatactctagttctctatgGATATACTCCGCATGTTTTTGGGCCTTATGGCACAGACCCAAAAGGGTTtgcatttataatatatatatatatatatatatatatatatatatatatatatatatatatatatatatatatatatatatatatatatatatatatatatatatatatatatatatttgtttttttgtTGTTTGAAGAGTGGGTGCAAAAAGAAAACCTAACATTTGTTTTTCTTTCAATTCTTAATCGAttaaaaaaaaaggaaaagaaGGTTCTCTATTTTTTGTGGTGCCGCACAATATAACAAAACAAATACAGCCGTCTTTTGTCGTGTCAATCTGCTAACAagttaagaaaaagaaaataaaaaccaAATCTTCCTTGGTGATTGGTGGCTACTGAGAGTCACAAAAGGGTTTCTTTATTTTGATTTTCCCAAACTACAAATACAGTAAGATCATGATAGTTTGACGCAAGAATAAAATAAAGGAGTTATTTTATTGCTTTTCTACTAAGTTTCGGGTTATACGGACTAGCATCCGACTGGTGTTGATTGACGTactgtgtggatcaaccatagagatattcatacactttgaatatatgtttcaacctagacgCGGATATTGTTTCTACCGTTCTTGCATCGCTCGCTAAAAATATATATCCAAACTCCTCTTTGTGAATTTATTAATTcataattattagtggtgtaattggatcttgttgagAACTGCTAATTGTGTGAATGTTTAATTGTaagttttattaaaaataaaagtaTGTATATTCTAGATGTTGTCTTTGAGATTTCGTAAAGTGGTACCTCGTCTTGTAGGGATGGAACAAAGTGCGTTTCTTGGGGGTAGATATATTCTAGACGGTGCGTTAGTTGCAAATGAAGTGGTCGAAGATCTTAAACGAAACAAAAAGCACGGCCTAATTTTTAAGGTAGACTTCGAGAAAGCCTTTGATTCGGTTAATTGGGATTATCTTCTTGAATTGATGAAATCTATGGGGTTCGGTACCATATGGTGTAAGTGGATTTCCTCGTGTCTTAAATCGGCTACAATCTCCATTCTCATAAACGGGTCTCCGACAAGTGAGTTTAATCTTAAAAGGGGCGTTCGCCAAGGTGATCCCTTATCACCTTTCCTTTTTATTATTGCAGCGGAGGGACTTAATATCCTAACGAAAATGGCGGTTGAGAGAGGGATGTATAAAGGGGTGGAGGTGGGTAAAGATAAAGTCGTCATTTCTcatttgcaatatgcggatgatacgattTTTTTGGCGAATGGAGTAGACGTAATGCGCGAAATTTAATGTTCTTGTTGGAATGCTTTGAACGGGCTTCGGGGTTGAaggttaattataataaaagtcaaTTATTTGGGATATGCATTAGTAATGATAACGTGGAAGCTCTTGCGTCTTGGTGTTCGTGTCTTGCCAGTCGATTGCCTTTCATGTATTTGGGTATTCCCGTGGGTAATAAGATGAAGAAATTGAATGATTGGTCCCCGGTGATCGAGAAATTTAACAAGAGGTTAGCGGATTGGAGAGCAAAAATGATTTCATTCGGTGGATGGTTAACTTTACTTAAGTCGGTTCTCTCTAGCCTACCTCTGTattacttctcgctctttcgtgcccctACTTGTGTGCTAAATTCTCTAGAGAGTGTGAGACGgaaatttttttggggcgggacgggtttcaactctaaaatgtcatgggttaagtgggaaaaaatccttcttcctcacgaagaaggaggtttaaatatcatgtccttaaaaagtaaaaatttagctcttctttgtaagtggtggtggaggtttaaaaccgaaactaacACTTTGTGGGTCACCGTAATTCGTAGCATTTATGGTTCTAATGGTGGTCTTGTGCTTGGAAACAGGCTTGTCCGGAAACCAAACGCTAGCCTTTGGAATTCTatttgttgaaaggacccgttcatatatattataaacgattcacaatagttgattacatcgtgaggtatttgacctctatatgatacgttttacaaacattgcattcgtttttaaaagacaaactttctttacatcaaaaattgacggcatgcataccatttcatattacatcaaactattattgacttaatattaatcttgatgaactcaatgactcgaatgcaacgtcttttaaagtatgtcatgaataactccaagtaatattcttaaaatgagctaatgcacagcggaagatttctttaatacctgagaataaacatgctttaaagtgtcaaccaaaaggttggtgagttcattagtttatcataatcaatcatttccgtaatagtaatagaccacaagatttcatatacataaacgttttaataaaaatattctaagtagttgagcacttggtaaccatacttaacatttaatcaacgtcgcatattccctttattatgaaatctcactacactgtaccaactgtagtcactgaaacgaagtactgtgcaaccgttgaatactggtcgtccagtccggttggggttgtcaggcccgatagatctatcaacaggattcgcgtttacaataccgcatgtaaatggtagttaccaagctattagggaaaaatatgcaaagtggtacaactcaacgtagaatatgtttttagtatttgtgtccatttcgtaaaacagttataaaacagtgcatgtattctcagcccaaaaatatatataaaaagggagtaatgaaactcacaatactgtatttcgtaacaattatgtatatgacggcactgaacaagtgcagggtttgtctcggattcacgaacctatattaagtatatatatttatatgttggtcaatatctgtctaacaatttaggtcaagtcgtagtgtatcacaatcctaatgctcgagaccgacatgcaaaagtcaacaaaagtaaacttgacccaaaatgacttccaaaatctatacatgtttattatataacttatatatagtcgttttatatatttaaatatatttatcagatcttattatactaaataatacaagtcatttattaataaataaaaatttatattaaaatccatatatgataaaaatatacttttatatatctcaagtaataaaatttataaaattcacttaatatcataaaaatatagtggtatgtattattaatgtaattatattacgtgtggtaaaaatatctttgtacgcatatttatttaataaaataatattgataacaataataatgataaaaataataaaatgatagtttcaataaaaatattaatttttagtaataaagataattttagtaataacatcaactgataacaattataataatcgttttaataataatattaaaattaatgataattcagttgaccatatcttttaatccgttcatcgaaaccacacgatttctaaatgaaaagttattaatttttctttagcttttcaatgacatgcatatcatataccttatctcagtagcatatgtatcaaatttgtgatttatcataaactatttaacgaccaaactaagcatacaaacatgcataatcatatatactcgagcactagtcagggatacactattaatatataaaagataagatatgaatgctcacgtatcaatattatgattcaatattgcaggaaagtacgtagacgcaacgaaaatgataaacgttaggttgacctcacgagtaataccctcgaacaatacccataacctccatagctataacccataatttccttagctctattccgtttgaaaacttattttgaaatcgtctgaatataactccgtcgtagtattttatgtatactaagaatatcttgaaataatactaagtaaatatatatatgtaattcgattgagagagtttagagaaatatattttcaagtttctatgaaataatgaaaactattgaattctatttataatagatttttgaattattaaagtgaattattaaagtatgaattattaaagtgaattattaaagtgaattattaaagttaaagtaaagtaaaagtaaagtaaaggtaaagttaaagtatagtaaaagtataaaattatgtacgtataatacgcgtataaatatatttaatttaaatcgttatatcataaaacattttagaaaagtagaattatatatattcataataggtttcaagtttttaaattacagtctgttggtaaagtatgggataaagtccaaaggttaaataaacgtatgaaatcatcttaatgaaaaatgtcgagttacttaacttgtcgatatccaacatctaagttatttacactccacgttcttactttcatattaaataaaatgaaagttaacatagttatcttatcaaggtcatgaggaaaatattataaaacatgccttgaaaattaaacaggaatttccactaacccttgtctagttcccgttaattgacacatttgttcttacttataaatcactttaccattttccgaatattgtcaaaaagaatagatttcttaaatcacagtggacctcataacataggcccgtaatcatatcataatgtatctgataattcaatcatttgatattatctcttaattctgtcgataaatatatcgaaacaaatacgttcatgtaaagtatcatatatctattactttgttaatgttttcagttaatattatatattatatatacatatctatatacacataattgttcgtgaatcgtcgaacacggtcaaagggtaattgattacatgaatgtagttccaaactttttgagattcaacattacaaattctgcttatcgtgtcggaaacatataaaggttaagtttaaatttggtcggaaatttccgggtcgtcacagcacctacccgttaaagaaatttcatcccgaaatttgatcgaggttgtcatggctaaccataaaaatgttttcatgacggatatgtgttgatagataggattttattaccatagagtaatatggataaaatgatccgattactcgaagcgtatgagtgaagctatcacaaaatagtggaatgaggaaaataagtttcgtcataatttttgacgtagtcatggttgaattaaaaaaaaaatcttggaaatctataagatctgtttcttcgagatttaaggaaattaggatctctttaattaaatgcgatgatctgtcccgattactacgtctgatatttcccttatatatttaccttttccattccattagtttttaccacttctatactcaatttcaatttcaaaagattgcaaaaatgcttaatccagttctaatccttgtccttatccttactatcgcaacaatcattctccttttccaacttccaccagagaaatcttttttcttctacttcgcccttggggttatagtgtttttaattctccagtgtctttatgttacgatacacattgatatacactgtttgtaatttatgtgttgttattggactttatattctcccttacatttcggagtttcatactattgttgtctcttcccggctttaagtcaagcgaataatggtccagaattgtcTCTTTCATACGATTAGATTTCACGACGTTGCATGGGTCATATTATGGATTGGCTTCAATGGTTCTCACACCCTTAGTTTTTTTCCTCCTTTGgttagttgcaatctttgcaattAGCTTAGGGCGGTGTAATTTGTTTTCTCTATTTCTTTCGTGATGTATCGTGTTGTTAAGGTTGCCCAGTCAACCATGTACTATTCGTGATTGTTTAATATAAgtccttcttgcttttcaaaaaaaaaaagtatgTTTATTTTTCTTGCTCCGttgcgtttataaatttttaaaagtacacacggttttccatcataAACTACCAAGAACTTGAACAACAAACACGTCTCATCTTCCGACTCATATAGCAGTGTTGAAGTAAAGATGTTTGGGGAAGAATTGGGAATGCGTTGGCCTGACCAGAAACGACCATAAGGTATGGGTTTTGTCTTTCTCGATCTTATATAATCGATCAAGAAGATTTTGTATTTAAATGTTCGTAGTATATTTTGGAGGGTAAATTTGGGTGGGTTAGAAGTGTATATATATCTGAACGGCTGGATATTGCTTTTTTCAAGAAACCAAATGCAATTGTATTGATGAGAATTGGGAAGAATCGTTGTGGGGATATAGTAACTatggcttttaaaaaaaaaacaaaaggagGGTAAATCTGGTGGTATGCTTATTACCTGAGATGCAAACAACTTTGAAGTTAGAGATCATGCCATCGAGGAAGTGGGATAGACTCGAAATACAATGTGAGATAGACTCAAAAGTTAGTAGCGAGTGAGGATACAACTTGAGTTGTGTGTGGGGATTTCAATGAAAGTGCGTGAACAAGAGGATAGATTTAACTGTGTCTTCCACGAACACAGAGCAGAAGCCTTTAAGAATTTTATCGAGCAATCTAGAGTTATTGATGTTATCTTGGGCGATAATGGTTTACGATATTGAGTGATGATGGGGTAGAGTTCAACAAAATTGACAGATTTTTAGGTCGGGGGAGTTTTAACAATTATGGAAAGTCATCTCGGCAATTGCACTAAATAGAAAATTGTCGGATCACTGTCTGATTATTTTACGTGATATAAAACTAGTAACTTTGGGACTAAACCATTTAAGATGTTTGATGAGTGGTTAAAAATGGATGGTGTAGAGGAGTTGATAGCTGAAGCATGTAATATTAAAGTCAAGAGTAGTCGATATGATTATGTATTTCGAAATAAACTGACAAATGTTAAGCTTTCACTAAAGATATAGAGTAAAAAAAGACTGTAAGTTGGATGAGGAGATCTTAGAGAGCAAATAACTTGCTTTGAGAATGGATATAGAAGTTGAGCAAATAATTCTCTTAGAATTCGAGATACGATTATGGCAGGAAGCAAGAAGACCGTGGCTGAGAAAGACAAGATAAAAGCGGCTATGGCACGTCTAAGGGCAAGAATAAAATGGGTTATCGAGGGGGGATGGAAACTCCAAATACGTTCACTTGGTAATTAGGAGAAAACAAAACAAAAAGCAACATAAGGGGCTCACAATAATTGGGGAATGGGTTGACGAGCCTACAGTTATAAAAACCAAAGTTCAGTGAGCGTTTTTTGTGAAACACAATGTGAAAAACCTTACATAGATGATCTGCGTACTTCCATACTGTCAGATGAGGTGTAAATTCACTCGAATCTCGTTTTAAGGAGGAGGAAGTATGGGAAGCAATTACAAGATGTGGAAGTACAAAGGCTCTCGGACCGGATGACTTCAATTGTAGTGTTTTCAAGAGGTATTGGTGGTTAATAAAGCACGGTCTTATGAAAGCGGTGGAGTGGTTTTGGTCTCATGAAGAGAATTATTTGGGGTTTAACCCATCTTTTATTAAGCTCGTTCCTAAGAAATCTGATTCCTTGAACCTCGGAGACTTCCGTCCGATTAGTTTAATTGATACCTATATAAAATTGTAGCTAAGCTTTTATCAATTTAGTTATGGAAAGTGACACCTTGTCTCATTGGTGAAGAACATAGTGCCTTCATGAGTAGTCGATTTATTCTTGATGGGACTCTAATTGTAAATGAATAGATTAAGTTTTTgaatagaaaaaaataaaagagcATAATTTTCAATGTAGATTTTGAAAAGGCCTTTGATAATCTTAGATGAAATTTTATTTCCGAGGTGACGAAGTGCACGAGGTTTGGAGAAAATGGAGACATTGGATCTTCTCATGTTTTAACTCGTCATTAATTTGTGTTCTAGTTAATGGATCACTAACCAACGAATTTCCCTTGAAAAAGGGTGCTCGTTAGGGGATATACTTTCGCCTTTTCTTTTCATCATCTCCACTAAAGGTCTCAACTTTCTAACTATAAGGGCAATGGAGAAGAAGTTATTCAAAGGGGTTGAGGTTGGTTCGAATAAGATCTTGGTATCACACCTACAATATGCGGATGCCACTATGTTTTTTGGGAAGTGGAATCGAAGGAATGCTCATAATTTCATAGAAATCCTTAAGTGCTTAGAGTTGGTGTCGGGACTTAAGATAAATTATCATAAAATTAATCCTTTTGGTGTAGGGGTTGAAAAGATAATATTATTTCAATGGCTTATGAACTCGACTCCAGAATAGGCGAGTTACCATTCACTTACCATGGTCTACCAATCGGTACCTAAATGAGTAGATTGGTTGTTTGGAAACCAGTAATAGAAAATTTTTAGAATAGGATTTCGAATTGAAAAGCATGGTCATTGTCTTTTGGTTGAAAGTTAACTCTAGTTAAGTCAGTACTCATTAGCCTGCCCCTGTTTTATTTTTCATTATATCCTGCTCCCGAGTGTGTGTTAAAAATTCTTGAGATATTGAGACATAATTTATTTTGGGGCGGGACAGGTAATAAACATAAAATggctaatgatacgcatatccgcaagattGTGCGGATGCGCATCCAAAGCCCTAAACTGCTATATACGGCCtatgatgtgatgacccgaaaatgtccgatcaaatttaaactttaatctttatatgattccgacacgataagcaaaatctgtaatgttgagtctcgaaatttttgaaaactatattcatgtcagcaattaccctttaaccatgcctgacgattcacgaacgattgtgagtaaataaaaatgtatatattatgtaaatgaaaatatatatacaacaatatgaaattacaaaatataATTGAAACATTGGAATCAAATACGTAAtgtatgatacaaaataattaaactgtATTGAAAAatgaacccatatatatatatatatatatatatatatatatatatatatatatatgatttttgtacacaattaaaatactatgtatattgtattaaaaaTTCGAATACATTATATGAAGGTTACATAATAagtaatatgtaatgttaatatataaaatataattatagaaTGATTATCATATTAatgaatattattttcattattaatattgatatcagtattattaatattatcattttttatcatcattattattagttgttaaacttattaaaattagcattatttttattattaatatcatcatattattactattatttttaaacgtattattactatcatataaataatattatgattattattattattattattattattaatatacttattattaattagtattataattaataatatgtttaaatttatattatttacaagtTATAAACAGAAAATATGTACGATGCAGTTCAACATCCCAATCAACCTTTAATTGATTTTGTTTGTTGTCTGTAAATTGGTTACAAATCAAATTCCTTCACATTGTCAATCCAAATTCTGTTAGGGTAGATTGGAGTTATCTGCTTGTCTTTGATTTGAGTAATTGGGTCGTACAATTTAGccaacaaacaaaagttaattgtgATATATTaactgtaattatattttgataacAACTATTTGATACCCTACTTATGTCAAACAACCGAAAATAGCAAaatcaaacccacaatttaaaaacCATAACACCATCATCGAACCTTCATTCGATCACCACCAGGAACCTCAACAAACAACCATTTATAGCTGCAAAACCTGCTGTCCTTACAGCCATAATTAATCCACTTAAACCTGTCACAAACGGACTCGCTTTCGTATTGCTAGTTATGTTTGATATTCGATCAACCATCACCTAAACAACCACCATCGTTGCCACCCTAAACAACCATACACGATTACAAGTTGCTGCAGTTAATTCTCTTTCAGTTCCACTTATAAACCCATTGAAATATTACTATTGCTCCTGTCACTGCTCATGACTGCCCAGCTGCTTTTCTATTGCAAACCGTCGTGAAACCATCACTTTGCATCACCTTTCTTAAACTTCTTTTGTTCCTCGTTGTAGACCACCTGTAAAAAACAAAACCTGTGCTGCTACCTTCGTCTGATGTTTCCTCCAACCATCACGATCACCTCTCACCAACACTTGAATTTTTTCGGTTTTATTGACGAGTCCCTACTGCTCTTTTTGAGTCACGATTAATGAAGGTGAAAAGCTACAAAAGAATGATGATATAGGTAGAATAAAGTTGTCAACATTATTATATCTTCCACCTAATGTATACACATTATAAAAAGGCAAGTGGTACATGATGGAAAAACATTATGGCAGACAAATGCAAATAGGTTCACACGTTTTATTTGTTTTTAAATGAGTGGGTCGGTTTTAAAAGGAAATGGCCGAACCAATTTGGTGGTATTAGAGGTTACTTTTACATTTCTTTAATTTCCTTATAGGAGTTGACAAAAACAAGTGACCAACTTGTTTATACATATTTTTCGTGCAAAGAATTTCATGGAACGTGGTTAGTGGAGTTTGTGGACCAAGTTTCAGTATCTATTATGGTGAGTGATGATAAAATGTTGATTCGGATGATATATGACGAGAGAGAGATTGGGTTGCCCGATTTATGTAGAGTTTTTAAGTGGACCGTTTTTGTTTTGGGCCGAGACCCACTCTTGATTAAGGTATAATTATTACTGAATATTGTTATGGTATGAATGGAGATAGTGATAATTATGAAACGGGAAACAAGGATAGAAGATGATGATCACGAAAACATTAATGATGATCATGGAGAGATGATATGATCGTGGGGATAATACGGTTATATGGATGAGGTTAAAATAaacatgatgatcatgatgatggttAGGATATGATGTTGTTAGGGTTTTGATGATAATGATGCTGCGGTGAAGATGTTAAGGTAATGATAATTAGATGATGATTTTAAGAAGAGAAGAGGAACTGGTAGATAAATGGGTTTATAGTTGTTAATCTGGGTTTATAATAGAAAAAGCGTAATAGCTTCGATGGTTAAGTGTGTGATATGGAAactagaggtcgtgggttcgagactCGTCTTCGGCCTTTCTTTTTAGAGGAAGTTCTAAAAAGGGTatatattttatttctatttttattattattatgattatgattactataattagtgttattatgaaaattaaacaagttattattagtgttattatcaatttcaatgaacataagtattattactaatattatcattattattacaaatatgattatcaatattagtattatcatcattaatattaatattaatattattattattattattattattattattattattattattattattattattattattattattattattaccactaatatgattataagtattatcatgaatattactattatgtaactacaaaaatcattatcataactagcagtaacagtaaaattaatatttttatagttattatcattagtatcattattagtattatcactaatataaatattaacattattatcgctATTAGCaaacttaagtattataattattataattttaccatatttaatattattctagtattattataattactatttttcaaacaaatgatatacatatttaaaacatataatataacaaattttatatttttaaatacaaaTTGAAAATATGAAGACGTATacatatcattaatataaatatgacataactaataaattcatatatatatatatatatatatatatatatatatatatatatatatatatatatatatatatatacaattgctCGAttgcaattatgtgtattaatatatacaaatgatataggttcgtgaatccgaggccaaccctatacttgttcaatgacgttctatgtatttttactacaaaatacgttaggtgagtttcatttgctcccttttactcattacatttttgggctgagaatacatgcactgttttaataactgttttacaatatttatatgcgtgagtttcatttgctccctttttaaatgcttttgcaatatatatttttgggactgagaatacatgcgctgcttttataactgttttacgaaatagacacaagtaatcgaaactacattctatggttgaattattgaattgaatatgcctcttttttattaagtctggtaatctaagaattagggaatagacaccctaattgacgcgaatcctaaagatagatctatcgggcccaacaagccccatccaaagtaccggatgctttaatacttcgaaatttatatcatgtccgaaggaggatcccggaatgatggggatattctatatgcatattgtgaatgtcgattaccaggtgttcaatccatatgaatgatattttgtctctatgcatgggacgtatatttatgaaaattggaaatgaaattcttgtggtctattaaaatgatgaatgattatgataaactaatgaactcaccaaccttttggttgacactttaaagcatgtttatgtagtgacccgaacttttccatgtttatatatattaattgagattgatatttacatgattaaatgtttccaacatgttaagcaatcaaacttgttatgacttgattaattgaaatatgtttcatatagacaattgaccacccaagttgaccggcgattcacgaacgttaaaacttgtaaaaatgacatgacgatatatatatggatatacatatggttaacatgagattatgataagtaagtatctccataagtatattaacaatgagttatatacatataaacaagactactaacttaaggatttcgaaaagagacatatatgtaacgattatcgttgtaacgacatttaaatgtatatatatcatattaagata of the Rutidosis leptorrhynchoides isolate AG116_Rl617_1_P2 chromosome 5, CSIRO_AGI_Rlap_v1, whole genome shotgun sequence genome contains:
- the LOC139849621 gene encoding secreted RxLR effector protein 78-like, which translates into the protein MEQSAFLGGRYILDGALVANEVVEDLKRNKKHGLIFKVDFEKAFDSVNWDYLLELMKSMGFGTIWCKWISSCLKSATISILINGSPTSEFNLKRGVRQGDPLSPFLFIIAAEGLNILTKMAVERGMYKGVEVGKDKVVISHLQYADDTIFLANGVDVMREI